One Candidatus Poribacteria bacterium genomic region harbors:
- a CDS encoding sugar phosphate isomerase/epimerase — protein MAKKLSIGSWAYAFGPYEDNPIPFDTVVKTLSDLEFDGIEIGAFKPHIDINDYPMKSDRDAVKGLISYYGLEVSGLAADFWSHPGPATDEGQEDDRYYKLFKESLQLALDLGSPAIRVDTVDDPEAGIPGVEPEKAWDRIVSVWRRCAQVAEDHGVLMLWEFEPGFMFNKPSDIVNMPQAVGHSNFKVMFDTCHAQMCAVVGARQPGEQETLGDNGVIDLARQLKGQIGHFHLIDSDNTLHGDETSTHAPFGDGVLDFDAIIPVIMDETGYDGDWFSIDLCFWPNAWDVTEDAKKFLTPYLERY, from the coding sequence GAAGTTGGGCGTATGCCTTTGGTCCCTATGAAGACAATCCGATTCCGTTTGATACCGTCGTCAAGACGCTCAGCGACCTTGAGTTCGATGGTATTGAAATCGGAGCATTTAAACCGCATATTGATATTAACGATTACCCGATGAAAAGTGATCGTGATGCCGTCAAAGGATTAATCTCCTATTACGGTTTGGAAGTCTCAGGATTAGCCGCCGACTTCTGGTCGCACCCCGGTCCCGCTACGGATGAGGGGCAGGAGGACGACAGATACTACAAGTTGTTCAAAGAGAGTCTCCAACTCGCCTTGGATCTCGGATCGCCCGCGATTCGTGTGGACACAGTAGATGATCCCGAAGCCGGAATTCCGGGCGTTGAGCCTGAGAAAGCCTGGGATCGGATCGTCTCCGTCTGGAGACGTTGTGCACAAGTCGCCGAAGATCACGGCGTGTTAATGCTCTGGGAATTTGAACCCGGATTTATGTTCAACAAACCCAGCGACATTGTCAATATGCCACAAGCAGTGGGGCATTCCAATTTCAAGGTGATGTTCGATACCTGTCACGCACAAATGTGTGCAGTTGTCGGTGCCCGGCAGCCCGGAGAGCAGGAGACCCTCGGCGATAATGGAGTCATTGACTTGGCGCGTCAACTCAAGGGTCAGATCGGTCACTTCCACCTCATCGATTCCGACAACACGCTCCATGGCGACGAAACAAGCACACACGCGCCTTTCGGAGATGGTGTGCTTGATTTTGACGCGATTATTCCGGTCATCATGGATGAGACTGGCTACGACGGGGATTGGTTCTCTATCGATCTCTGTTTCTGGCCCAACGCCTGGGATGTCACGGAAGACGCAAAGAAATTCCTAACCCCGTATTTGGAAAGGTATTAG